Proteins encoded within one genomic window of Granulicella pectinivorans:
- a CDS encoding glycosyltransferase family 9 protein, giving the protein MKSILIVKFGAIGDVVMAVAAVRAFARPADTVDWLCGKAVAPLLACYPWINPIVADDKAIFGGSAPARVREIARIWRLLSRRRYDLCATLYYDPRYRILTLPVRAASKLHLDKQDRARRILPGRHHSREILRILSGRPDDADEISIPPARPEHLPPSPLPNRAAPIRVAIVPAGASNMLRQQTLRRWPVELYVELTRQLLARGWEVVLIGGPDDSWVQPAFAPLACPALIDTIGSLTLPQVVAAFGDSDVAISHDTGPLHLAGITPVRIVALFGPTDPASFLPRGQNVTAIWGGDHLSCRPCYDGQDFAPCTSNLCLQEITPAMALGQIDALFGGPGGQPWQILQPFNLRGVPSE; this is encoded by the coding sequence ATGAAGTCCATCCTCATCGTCAAATTCGGCGCGATCGGCGATGTCGTCATGGCCGTCGCGGCCGTTCGCGCCTTCGCACGGCCGGCCGATACAGTGGACTGGCTTTGCGGCAAAGCCGTCGCCCCCCTTCTCGCATGCTACCCCTGGATCAACCCCATCGTCGCCGACGACAAGGCCATTTTCGGTGGCAGCGCCCCGGCCCGCGTTCGCGAGATCGCCCGCATCTGGCGTCTCCTCTCCCGCCGTCGCTACGACCTCTGCGCCACCCTCTACTACGACCCCCGCTACCGCATCCTCACCCTGCCCGTCCGCGCCGCCAGCAAGCTGCATCTCGATAAACAGGACCGCGCACGCCGCATTCTGCCCGGTCGCCATCACTCCCGCGAAATCCTCCGCATTCTTTCCGGCCGCCCCGACGACGCCGACGAAATCAGCATCCCGCCCGCGCGCCCCGAACATCTCCCTCCCAGTCCTCTTCCCAACCGTGCCGCGCCCATCCGCGTAGCCATCGTCCCCGCGGGCGCCAGCAACATGCTCCGCCAGCAAACCCTTCGCCGCTGGCCGGTCGAGCTCTATGTCGAGCTCACCCGCCAGCTCCTCGCCCGCGGTTGGGAGGTCGTCCTCATCGGCGGCCCCGACGACTCCTGGGTTCAGCCGGCCTTCGCTCCGCTGGCCTGTCCCGCGCTCATCGATACCATCGGCTCCCTCACTCTGCCGCAGGTCGTCGCCGCCTTCGGCGACTCGGACGTCGCCATCTCGCACGACACCGGACCCCTTCACCTGGCAGGCATCACTCCCGTCCGGATCGTCGCACTTTTCGGCCCGACCGACCCCGCCTCGTTCCTCCCTCGCGGCCAAAACGTCACGGCCATCTGGGGTGGAGACCATCTCTCCTGCCGCCCCTGCTACGACGGACAGGACTTCGCCCCTTGCACCAGCAACCTGTGCCTGCAGGAGATCACCCCAGCGATGGCCCTCGGTCAGATCGATGCCCTCTTCGGAGGCCCTGGCGGCCAACCGTGGCAAATTCTTCAACCCTTCAACCTGCGTGGAGTCCCATCCGAATGA
- a CDS encoding D-glycero-alpha-D-manno-heptose-1,7-bisphosphate 7-phosphatase translates to MIQRALFLDRDGVINHEIGYLHRAEDVTFVEGIFSLCRTAMSLGYRIIVVTNQAGIARGYYSVAQFDGLMDWMRAQLRKEHVELDAVYYCPYHPEHGLGEYRRDHIDRKPAPGMLLRGAAEFGIDLAQSVMIGDRCSDIGAANNAGLRQAFLIAGTEEGPCEGTYTPIGRLDEAESWLKSIG, encoded by the coding sequence ATGATCCAAAGAGCACTCTTCCTCGACCGCGACGGCGTCATCAATCACGAGATCGGCTATCTTCACCGCGCCGAGGACGTCACCTTCGTCGAGGGCATCTTCTCCCTCTGCCGCACCGCCATGAGTCTTGGCTACCGCATCATCGTCGTCACTAACCAGGCCGGCATCGCGCGCGGCTACTACTCGGTCGCCCAGTTCGACGGCCTCATGGACTGGATGCGCGCGCAGCTTCGCAAGGAGCATGTCGAGCTCGACGCCGTCTATTACTGTCCGTACCATCCTGAGCACGGCCTGGGCGAGTACCGCCGCGACCATATCGACCGCAAACCTGCTCCGGGCATGCTCCTGCGCGGAGCCGCCGAGTTCGGCATCGATCTGGCCCAGTCGGTCATGATCGGCGATCGCTGCTCAGACATTGGGGCAGCGAATAACGCCGGTCTCCGTCAGGCCTTCCTCATCGCGGGCACGGAGGAAGGCCCCTGCGAGGGCACCTACACGCCTATCGGAAGGCTGGACGAAGCCGAATCGTGGCTCAAAAGCATCGGATAG
- the rfbC gene encoding dTDP-4-dehydrorhamnose 3,5-epimerase codes for MKIIETALRDVKLVEPRRFGDDRGWFAEFYNRQAFAGAGLPTDFVQDNQSHSARGVLRGLHYQLGKPQGKLVRALRGHIWDVAVDLRKDSPDFGKWAAFDLKGPELTEASQMLWIPEGFAHGFLVVSETADVLYKTTDLYHPAGERCIVWNDATLAITWPLEGITPLVSGKDAVGTAFLEADLPPV; via the coding sequence GTGAAGATCATTGAAACAGCACTGCGGGATGTGAAGTTGGTTGAGCCTCGGCGATTTGGGGACGACCGTGGGTGGTTTGCGGAGTTTTATAACCGGCAGGCGTTTGCCGGTGCGGGTTTACCGACGGATTTCGTGCAGGACAACCAGTCGCACTCGGCACGCGGCGTACTTCGGGGGCTGCATTACCAACTGGGCAAGCCGCAGGGAAAGCTGGTGAGGGCACTCCGGGGACACATCTGGGATGTGGCCGTGGATCTGCGGAAGGACTCGCCGGACTTTGGAAAATGGGCAGCATTCGACCTGAAGGGACCTGAGCTGACCGAGGCGAGTCAGATGCTCTGGATTCCGGAGGGTTTCGCGCATGGGTTTCTGGTGGTGTCGGAGACGGCTGACGTGCTTTACAAGACGACCGATCTCTATCACCCCGCCGGCGAGCGGTGCATCGTTTGGAATGACGCTACGCTGGCGATCACCTGGCCGCTGGAGGGGATCACTCCTCTTGTTTCCGGCAAGGATGCGGTGGGTACCGCGTTCTTAGAGGCGGATTTGCCTCCGGTTTAG
- a CDS encoding sugar transferase, with protein sequence MSQAEHQFTNSPADSSTMDVGFGYTETSTRTQTDSGRRNRVPSQLFRYRVIKRWADCLLVIASAPFFLPILAVIAALVVLTSPGPIFYSHRRLRRNGSFFSMWKFRTMCVNSAEVLEDYLAQHPEARKEWQQTHKLRRDPRITRFGYFLRRYSLDELPQLWNVFNGTMSLVGPRPIVAAEVEKYAEYFSFYCRVNPGLTGLWQVSGRSTLSYPARVQLDKKYVETWSLTNDLKILARTLRSVANQDGAF encoded by the coding sequence TTGAGCCAAGCGGAACACCAATTTACGAACTCTCCAGCCGACTCCTCGACCATGGACGTCGGCTTTGGCTATACGGAGACTTCAACCCGCACCCAGACGGACTCAGGTCGGCGCAACCGCGTTCCTTCCCAGCTCTTCCGGTACCGCGTCATCAAGCGCTGGGCAGACTGCCTCCTCGTCATTGCCTCGGCCCCGTTTTTTCTTCCCATACTCGCCGTCATCGCCGCTCTGGTCGTCTTGACCTCGCCGGGCCCAATCTTCTACTCGCATCGCCGCCTCCGCCGGAACGGGAGCTTCTTCTCGATGTGGAAGTTCCGCACCATGTGCGTGAACTCCGCCGAGGTGCTCGAAGACTACCTCGCTCAACACCCCGAGGCCCGCAAGGAGTGGCAGCAGACCCACAAGCTCCGCCGCGACCCACGCATCACCCGCTTTGGCTATTTCCTGCGCCGATACTCGCTCGACGAGCTCCCGCAGCTCTGGAACGTCTTCAACGGCACCATGAGCCTTGTCGGCCCGCGCCCCATCGTCGCCGCCGAGGTCGAAAAGTACGCCGAATACTTCAGCTTCTATTGCCGCGTGAACCCAGGCCTCACCGGCCTGTGGCAGGTCTCCGGACGAAGCACCCTCAGCTACCCCGCCCGCGTCCAGCTCGATAAGAAATATGTAGAAACCTGGTCACTCACCAACGATCTGAAGATTCTCGCACGCACCCTCCGTTCGGTCGCCAATCAGGACGGCGCCTTCTAA
- a CDS encoding glycosyltransferase, with translation MERPITLRVAIVHHWFVTRGGGERVAECLAALFPQAELFTLVAAPPGLPDSLKNRTLHTSFLQKLPFGTTHHRHMMPLYPAAAASLDLRAFDLVLSSDSGPVKGIRLSPHATHICYCHSPMRYLYDGYEAYRDGMKGLTRAIFSATAGYVRRRDLASAAKVTYFLSNSNYVAARIQRFYHRDSRVIHPPIDLHRAVIAENPGAHYLAAGRLVPYKRTELMIEACNRLGRPLRVSGTGPEIARLKKIAGPTVTFLGELSTVDLWREYSQCRALLFAADEDFGMVPLEAQACGRPVIAYGAGGSLETVSPTTGVFFPEQTAASLEQGILDFEGREASFIPKTTQLWAETFATPVFLRAIRDFVLEKLPSAANEIVPAADIDRIAGAS, from the coding sequence ATGGAGAGGCCCATCACCCTGCGCGTAGCCATCGTCCATCATTGGTTCGTCACGCGCGGCGGCGGAGAGCGCGTCGCCGAGTGCCTTGCCGCCCTCTTCCCGCAAGCTGAACTCTTCACGCTCGTCGCCGCTCCTCCCGGCCTGCCCGACTCTCTCAAAAACCGCACCCTCCACACCTCCTTCCTCCAGAAACTCCCCTTCGGCACCACGCATCATCGCCACATGATGCCCCTCTACCCGGCTGCAGCTGCCAGCCTCGACCTCCGGGCCTTCGACCTCGTCCTCTCTTCGGACTCAGGCCCCGTCAAGGGCATCCGACTCTCTCCCCACGCGACTCACATCTGCTACTGCCACTCCCCCATGCGCTACCTCTACGACGGCTACGAGGCCTACCGGGACGGCATGAAGGGTCTCACTAGGGCCATCTTCTCCGCGACCGCCGGATACGTCCGTCGCCGCGACCTTGCCTCCGCCGCCAAGGTGACATACTTCCTCTCCAATTCCAACTACGTTGCCGCCCGTATCCAGCGCTTTTACCATCGCGACTCCAGAGTGATCCATCCTCCCATCGATCTCCATCGAGCCGTGATCGCTGAAAACCCAGGCGCACACTACCTGGCCGCCGGGCGCCTCGTCCCCTACAAGCGCACGGAGCTCATGATCGAAGCCTGCAACCGCCTCGGCCGTCCGCTGCGCGTCTCCGGCACCGGCCCCGAGATCGCGCGTCTCAAAAAAATCGCAGGCCCCACCGTCACCTTCCTCGGCGAGCTCTCCACCGTAGACCTCTGGCGTGAGTACTCCCAATGCCGCGCCCTTCTCTTCGCCGCCGACGAGGACTTTGGCATGGTCCCCCTCGAGGCTCAGGCCTGTGGACGCCCCGTGATCGCCTACGGGGCCGGTGGCTCCCTCGAGACCGTCAGTCCCACCACCGGCGTCTTCTTTCCCGAACAAACCGCTGCATCCCTGGAGCAGGGTATCCTCGATTTCGAGGGCAGGGAAGCGTCCTTCATTCCTAAAACGACGCAACTCTGGGCCGAAACCTTCGCCACCCCGGTGTTTCTCCGTGCCATCCGCGATTTCGTCCTCGAGAAGCTCCCCAGCGCAGCGAACGAGATCGTTCCAGCCGCCGACATCGACCGCATCGCAGGAGCTTCCTAA
- a CDS encoding DciA family protein yields MENMRDLLRHNLRQSLRALSPADRLASAWPIACGRVLAERGEIVGLEEGTLTVQVADQTWLQQFNATRSILQHDLQKIAGVPITAIHFERKR; encoded by the coding sequence ATGGAAAATATGCGCGATCTCCTCCGCCACAACCTCCGCCAGAGCCTCCGTGCCCTGAGCCCTGCCGATCGCCTCGCCTCGGCGTGGCCCATCGCCTGCGGCCGGGTGCTCGCCGAGCGCGGAGAGATTGTAGGCCTTGAGGAGGGCACCCTCACGGTCCAGGTCGCCGACCAAACGTGGCTGCAGCAGTTCAACGCTACGCGCTCCATCCTCCAGCACGACCTCCAAAAGATCGCGGGCGTCCCCATCACCGCGATACACTTTGAACGAAAGAGGTAA
- the gatC gene encoding Asp-tRNA(Asn)/Glu-tRNA(Gln) amidotransferase subunit GatC: MSIASVTIEDVRRVAELANLELTPEEEPLMQRDLNAILGHVQQLQSLDTTGVPIMAQVGDMLAHIGSRELDTTGSELRSDEIRPSVDRKAVMQSAPETDGRFFKVPKVIER; the protein is encoded by the coding sequence ATGAGCATCGCATCCGTCACGATCGAAGACGTCCGCCGCGTCGCCGAGCTCGCCAACCTTGAGCTCACCCCCGAAGAGGAGCCGCTCATGCAGCGCGACCTCAACGCCATCCTCGGCCACGTCCAGCAGCTTCAGTCCCTCGACACTACCGGTGTCCCCATCATGGCTCAGGTCGGCGACATGCTTGCCCACATCGGCAGCCGCGAACTCGATACCACCGGCTCCGAGCTCCGCTCCGACGAGATCCGTCCCTCCGTCGATCGCAAGGCCGTCATGCAATCCGCCCCCGAAACCGACGGCCGCTTCTTCAAGGTTCCGAAGGTCATCGAGCGCTAA